One segment of Plasmodium gaboni strain SY75 chromosome 3, whole genome shotgun sequence DNA contains the following:
- a CDS encoding putative serine/threonine protein phosphatase 6, whose product MTKGEERKWIEQLRMNPPKLLDENDLRLVCQRVKEILVEENNVQSIKPPVIICGDIHGQFFDLLELFDVGGDIMNNDYIFLGDYVDRGYNSVETXXXXXXXXXXXXXXXXXXXXXXXXXXXXXXXXXKNITLLRGNHESRQITTVYGFYDECFKKYGNANAWKYCTDIFDYLTLAALVDNQIFCVHGGLSPEIKLIDQLRLINRVQEIPHEGAFGDIMWSDPDEVDDWVANPRGAGWLFGPSVTKKFNHINNLELIARAHQLAMEGYRYMFEDSTIITVWSAPNYCYRCGNVAAIMRIDEYMNRQMLIFKDTPDSRNSIKNKATIPYFL is encoded by the coding sequence ATGACAAAAGGAGAAGAAAGAAAGTGGATTGAACAACTTCGTATGAACCCTCCCAAATTATTAGATGAAAATGATTTAAGATTAGTGTGTCAAAGAgttaaagaaatattagtagaagaaaataatgtGCAGTCTATAAAGCCACCTGTTATTATATGTGGAGATATCCATGGTCaattttttgatttattaGAATTATTTGATGTAGGTGGTGATATAATGaataatgattatatatttttaggAGATTATGTAGATAGAGGTTATAATAGTGTTGAAACNNNNNNNNNNNNNNNNNNNNNNNNNNNNNNNNNNNNNNNNNNNNNNNNNNNNNNNNNNNNNNNNNNNNNNNNNNNNNNNNNNNNNNNNNNNNNNNNNNNNaaaaatataacattattAAGAGGTAATCATGAGAGTAGACAAATTACTACAGTATATGGATTTTATGATgaatgttttaaaaaatatggtAATGCTAATGCATGGAAATATTGCACAGATATATTTGATTATTTAACATTAGCAGCATTAGTTGATAATCAAATATTTTGTGTTCATGGTGGTTTGTCTCctgaaataaaattaattgaTCAATTAAGATTAATAAATAGAGTTCAAGAAATACCACATGAAGGTGCCTTTGGAGATATTATGTGGTCTGATCCTGATGAAGTTGATGATTGGGTTGCTAACCCTAGGGGGGCTGGTTGGTTATTTGGTCCTAGTGTTACTAAAAAAtttaatcatataaataatctTGAATTAATAGCACGAGCTCATCAGCTAGCTATGGAAGGATATAGATACATGTTTGAAGATTCAACTATAATTACAGTTTGGTCAGCTCCTAATTATTGTTATCGTTGTGGTAACGTCGCAGCAATTATGAGAATTGATGAGTACATGAACAGACAGatgttaatatttaaagatACTCCTGATTCAAGAAAttctataaaaaataaggCCACCATACcgtattttttataa
- a CDS encoding hypothetical protein (conserved Plasmodium protein, unknown function), with amino-acid sequence MGGHGGLNILPQKKWNVYRKDVQYKVHFDEHKIIKEEKDKEIKRKKDEFESTISQLKRNITKSESSDNNCNSDNNCNSDNNCNSDNNYNSDNNYYNNFYDEKGKKKNTTNHCNDHINLFIEEEKELTARQKKHEEFLIKKGHYIYNDKNFNAQHNNIYDKNKNAHIISDFNKMKMCERDWLINRMKKNDKNKENVASFFNIQKDNMSEEHNKTKNINIETSLCGNIDNYIKHDKKKEKKQIHYHIKKIIKYKKEKKKERERERKKKREREKKKKKKKMNK; translated from the coding sequence atgggGGGCCATGGAGGTTTAAATATATTGccacaaaaaaaatggaatgTTTATAGAAAAGATGTACAATATAAAGTTCATTTTGATGAgcataaaattataaaagaagaaaaagataaagaaataaaaagaaaaaaagatgaaTTTGAAAGTACTATATCGcaattaaaaagaaatataacaaaaagTGAAAGTagtgataataattgtaacagtgataataattgtaatagtgataataattgtaacagtgataataattataatagtgataataattattataataatttttatgatgAGAAGGggaagaaaaaaaacacCACAAATCATTGTAATGAtcatattaatttatttattgaagaagaaaaagaattaacagctagacaaaaaaaacacgaagaatttttaataaaaaaaggacattatatatacaatgataaaaatttcaatgcacaacataataatatttatgataagaataaaaatgcacatattatttccgattttaataaaatgaaaatgtgTGAACGTGATTGGTTAATTAATagaatgaaaaaaaatgacaAGAACAAAGAAAATGTTGCTagtttttttaatattcaAAAGGATAATATGTCAGAAGAACATAATAAAAcgaaaaatataaatattgaGACGTCTTTGTGTGGTAACAtagataattatataaaacatgataagaagaaagaaaaaaaacaaatacATTATCATATCAAAAAgattattaaatataaaaaggaaaaaaaaaaagaaagagagagagaaagaaagaaaaaaagagaaagagaaaaaaaaaaaaaaaaaaaaaaaatgaataaataa
- a CDS encoding hypothetical protein (conserved Plasmodium protein, unknown function) yields the protein NINVKNMLEEKYKNFLKLKNMNNHIGASQNVNVNNNYTMNELEEFENNNNINNNNNYNNNNNYNNYNNYNNYNNNNYYDYMNIKVSQSVQHNKRLQDVYNNKNSFQHYIKKLKTCRFDADDIRNLLEKRLAYERDNPLIKNIQEEENKKGIGINGNLGSESNSSSSNYDNNYLLYRKINRLNKNNTNKSKNRNRKRKRINSKVDKKYIIKCRACKFINPNGFKIEDYYTCQNCGYNDFSVIRSTSPNNAD from the coding sequence AATATCAATGTTAAGAATATGttagaagaaaaatataaaaatttcctgaaattaaaaaatatgaacaacCATATAGGAGCTAGCCAAAATGTaaatgttaataataattatacaaTGAATGAATTAGAAGAgtttgaaaataataataacattaataataacaataattacaataataacaataattacaataattacaataattataataattataataataataattattatgattatatgaatataaaagtCAGTCAAAGTGTACaacataataaaagatTACAAGATGTttacaataataaaaattcatttcaacactatataaaaaaattaaagacATGTAGATTTGATGCAGATGATATAAGGAACCTATTAGAAAAACGTTTAGCATATGAAAGAGACAATCCcttaattaaaaatattcaagaagaagaaaataaaaaaggaatagGAATAAATGGAAATTTAGGAAGTGAAAGTAATTCTTCTTCATctaattatgataataattaccttctatatagaaaaattaatagattaaataaaaataatacaaataaatcaaaaaatagaaataggaaaagaaaaagaataaattcaaaagttgataaaaaatatattattaaatgtaGAGCTTGTAAGTTTATTAATCCAAATGGTTTTAAAATTGAAGATTATTATACTTGTCAAAATTGTGGATATAACGATTTCTCTGTTATAAGGTCTACATCACCAAATAATGCAGACTAG
- a CDS encoding DER1-like protein: YYINNPKNKLKEYYEKIKNHVIKKKKKIFSLKFSQYKRNEKKKNYFFINFSSFHDIKDNIKVLFNIDYIENNIIYSYIKSFKRTPPITKIYLLSTFILSVLIHVNKNVYKLILFDFNKIFKKGEIWRLFTPYFYIGNLYLQYILMFNYLNIYMSSVEISHYKNPEDFLIFLTYGYISNLLFTIWANMYNENIMNLKLHIHNLKNFFIKDYTSKYNIRTKTSNNNININSKNSSSSSSRSSSSSNNIYHNNNSKNIDIKKEHYNHLGYVFSTYILYYWSRINEGTLINCFELFFIKAEYVPFFFIIQNILLYNEFSLYEVASIFSSYLFFTYEKHLKFNFLRLFFKTFLKTIRVYPLYDRYKEEYE, translated from the coding sequence attattatattaataatcctaaaaacaaattaaaagaatattatgagaaaataaaaaatcatgttataaaaaagaagaagaaaatattttctttaaaattttcacaatataaaagaaacgaaaaaaagaaaaattatttttttataaatttttcaAGTTTTCatgatataaaagataatataaaagtattatttaatatagactatatagaaaataatattatttattcatatataaaatcatTTAAAAGAACACCTCctataacaaaaatatatttattaagtacttttattttaagTGTATTAATAcatgtaaataaaaatgtatataaattaatattatttgattttaataaaatatttaaaaaaggaGAAATATGGAGATTATTTACAccttatttttatataggtaatttatatttacaatatatattaatgtttaattatttaaatatttatatgtcATCAGTTGAAATCTCACATTATAAAAACCCAGAAGATTTCTTGATTTTCTTAACATATGgatatatatcaaatttattatttacaatCTGGGCAAATATgtataatgaaaatataatgaatcTAAAGCtacatatacataatttaaaaaatttctttATCAAAGATTATACGtcaaaatataacataagAACTAAAAcaagtaataataatattaacattaatagtaaaaatagtagtagtagtagtagtCGTAGCAGCAGtagtagtaataatatttatcataataataactcaaaaaatattgatattaaaaaagaacatTATAATCATCTGGGTTATGTTTTTTCAACgtatattctttattattgGAGTAGAATTAATGAAGGCACATTAATAAATTGTTTCGAGctattttttatcaaagCAGAATATGTCCccttcttttttataatacaaaatatacTTCTATATAATGAATTCTCTCTTTATGAGGTAGCTTCTATTTTCTCAAGTTaccttttttttacttatgaaaaacatttaaaatttaaCTTTTTAAGATTATTCTTTAAAACTTTTCTCAAGACTATTCGTGTGTATCCTTTATATGACAGATACAAGGAGGAGTACGAATAA